One Rickettsia akari str. Hartford genomic window, GAAAATAAAGAAATAACAAGTAATTGGTTTACTAATTTACGTGATTTATTGTGCAAAGAATTTGAAAAAATCGAGGAAGAATATGCACAGACAAAATGTTTAAAACCGGCTAAGTTTGTACGTACAAGCTGGCAACGTAACGGCGGTGGTGGCGGTATCATGTCTCTCATGAAAGGAGAAGTATTTGAAAAAGTTGGAGTTAATATATCTACCGTATTCGGTGAATTTTCTCCCGAATTCCGCAGCGAAATTCCAGGAGCAGAGCTAGACGGGAAATTCTCTGCAACAGGTATTTCATTAGTCGCACATCTTAAATCACCTCTAATTCCCGCTATGCATTTTAATACTCGTTATATAGAAACTTCTAAAAGTTGGTTTGGCGGCGGTGGCGATTTAACACCTTTCTATCCGGAAGAAAACGAAACTGAAAAGTTTCATGCAGCTTTTAAAGAAGCGTGCGATAAGTATGATTCTGGTTATTATCCTAAATTCAAAAAGCAATGTGACGAATATTTTTATCTAAAGCATCGAAAAGAGCCGAGAGGAGTAGGCGGAATATTCTATGATTACTTAAATAGCGGTAATTTTGAGCAAGATTTTTCTTTTACGCAGGATGTAGGTATGGCTTTATTATCGGTATATCCTGAAATCGTTAGAAGTAAGTTATTTTTACCTTGGACAGCTGAGCAGAAAGAATACCAACTTATAAGGCGAGGTAGATATGTAGAATTTAATTTGCTATATGACCGCGGTACTAAATTCGGCTTAATGACCGATGGAAATGTTGAAGCAATATTAATGTCGCTACCACCTGAAGTAAAGTTTAATTGACTTTTTGGAAGTTATATATAGAACCATAACCGAAATATCAAAACGCTATTTCGGTATGTCGAAGCATATGTTAAAAGTGAGAGTATTTTTCACAAAACTGGATCAATTTCACCTTTGTCATCCAGTGGCTTGACCACAGGATCAAGTTAAAATACTAAAATTATTAGTATTTTTTATTATTTTTCTGGACATAGTTAGCAAGACACGGAGTGACACAGTGGATTTTATCGGTCCATGCAACAATGCCTTGCGAGCAGCAGTAAGGCTGTG contains:
- the hemF gene encoding oxygen-dependent coproporphyrinogen oxidase, which gives rise to MKIENKEITSNWFTNLRDLLCKEFEKIEEEYAQTKCLKPAKFVRTSWQRNGGGGGIMSLMKGEVFEKVGVNISTVFGEFSPEFRSEIPGAELDGKFSATGISLVAHLKSPLIPAMHFNTRYIETSKSWFGGGGDLTPFYPEENETEKFHAAFKEACDKYDSGYYPKFKKQCDEYFYLKHRKEPRGVGGIFYDYLNSGNFEQDFSFTQDVGMALLSVYPEIVRSKLFLPWTAEQKEYQLIRRGRYVEFNLLYDRGTKFGLMTDGNVEAILMSLPPEVKFN